The Atlantibacter hermannii genomic interval GTGCGCTAATGCTTAACGAGCAGGCGCCGACGTTAAAGGTGAAAGGCGTGGATTTATCCCGTTATGCCGACAGCCTGATCGCCCGCTATGAAAATACCGCGCTGGCCCATCGAACGTGGCAAATCGCCATGGATGGCAGCCAGAAACTGCCGCAGCGTATGCTGGACTCGATTCGCTGGCATCTGGCAAAGGGATCAAACTGGCCTTTACTGGCGCTGGGTGTCGCAGGCTGGATGCGCTATGTCGACGGGGTCGATGAACAGGGCAATGCCATTGAGATCAGCGATCCGCTGAAGGCCGATATTGCGGCAAAAGTGGCGCAGAGCGAACAGGGTACGGCGAGGGTTCAGGCGCTGTTGTCGCTGACGGCGATTTTCGGTGACGATCTGCCGGGCAATCCGGTGTTTGTGGAGGGCGTAATGCAGGCGTATCGGGTATTGCTGGAGAAGGGTGCGAAAGCTGCGATTGCGCAGTATGCGGCGGCGCTGTAACCGCCGGTGAGTCAATGCCGCCGCAGGGCGGCATTGTTATCGATTAGTGCAGGCCAAGACGAATCAGATCTACCGGCGCAACATAATTCTCGATGCCTTCGACTTCCACCGTTGCCTGACGGCGCACCTGTTCAGCGGTTAAGCCTTCGCTGTGGATGGCGCGGATCACGCCAGTCTGGCCGGTGCCGTTGAGCATGACGCGGCTACCTTCGGTGATGGAATTACGGTTACGGTCATAAGTCATCATGATGGTTTTCTCCTCTGAGCAAGCTAAACGTGTTACACGCTCAATATTCTAAAAACCACTTCGCTTAAAACCTTAACGTGGATCAAAAAAACGGGAATTGTGTGATGAATGTCACGCTCAACTGTCGTCGCTAAACCAGTCGCTGTTTTCCTGTTTAATCAACTGTACGGATTCACTGATTTCCTGAAGATGACGGGTCATGGCAAGGTCAACCGCGTCGGCGTCATGCTGCTCCAGCGCGGTAAAAATTGTCATATGCTGCTCCAGCAACATATCGGGGGGCGAAACGTGATCGAGACTCATGTAGCGCACCCGATCGATGGTGGCTTTGATATTTTCAATGGTATCCCAGGCCAGCTGACACTGGGCAATATGCGCCAGCGTTTCATGAAACGCGTCATCCAGCATAAAGAAGTCGTTAATCTGCTTACGCTCAATCGCCGTGCGCTGTTGATTGAGATTTTGTTCCAGCAGATAAAGCTGCTCAGGGGTGATCATACCGGCGGCGCGGCGCACCACGGCGCACTCGATGGCCTGGCGCACGAAACAGCCGTTACGCACCTGGGCCAGGGAAATTTTATTGACGTAGCTGCCGCGTTGCGGGCGAATCTGGATCAAGCCGTTTTCTGCGAGTTTGATAAACGCTTCGCGCACCGGCTGGCGGGAGACGTCAAACCGTACCGACACCTCTTTTTCCGAGAGCGGCGTGCCCGGCGGGATCAGGCAATGAACAATATCACTGCGCAGAATGCGATAAATTTGCTGATTAACGGGCTGGGTAGGATTTAACAGGGTTTCAACGGCCATCGGTCTGTGCTTCGTTTGCGGGTAACCCGTTCAATCTACCACGAATATGCCCCCCGGCGCGAGGCCGGGGAGCAGGGTATATTACGATCCGCGATGAACGCTCAGTCCGCCATAGGTCTGGCTGACCGGCATCATTTCCAGGGTGTTGATATTGACGTGGGCGGGAAGGGTGGCGACCCACCATACGGCTTCGGTCACATCTTCCGGTGTTAACGGATTGGCATTCTGATACGTTTTATCAGCTTTCTCGTCGTCGCCTTTAAAACGCACATTGGAAAACTCCGTACCGCCGACCAGACCTGGCTCAATATCAGTCACGCGAATGGCGGTGCCGTGAAGGTCAGTACGCAAGTTCAGGCTGAACTGACGAACAAACGCTTTGGTGGCGCCATACACATTGCCGCCCGCGTAAGGCCAACTGCCTGCGGTTGAACCGAGGTTAATCACGTGGCCGCGGTTACGCGCCACCATGCCGGGCAGCACGGCGCGGGTCATATACACCAGGCCTTTGTTGTTGGTATCAATCATGTTTTCCCAGTCTTCGACGCTGGCTTTATGGGCGGGTTCCATACCCAGCGCCAGCCCGGCGTTGTTAACCAGCACATCAATTTCCTGCCATTCCGGCGGCAACCCGGCAAGCATGGTCTCAATGGCAGCGCGGTTGCGCACATCAAGCTGCGCGGTGTACAGGTTGTTGCCCAGCTCGTCTTTCAGCTCCTGAAGGCGCTCCTGACGACGCCCGGTGGCAATCACTTTATGACCGTTTTGAATAAAACGACGGGTAATGCATTCGCCGAATCCGGCGGTTGCTCCAGTAACCAGAATGATCATCTCGCTGTTCCTCAACGCTTTTCAAAGTGATTATTACCTTAGCATGCGAAGCAAGGTCGTGGTAAGGGCAGCAGGGGTGTAACGGCGCGGTCAGACAGAAATTATTGCGGCCGGGCAAGGGGTTGCATAAGCTTGAGTTTTGCCTGTGGTTTTAGCGAGAGTGCGTTATGCAACAATCAAACCCCTTTTTTAGCGTCAGCCTGAAGCCTTATCAGGCCCCGCCTTTTGATGAAATTCGCGATGAGCATTACCGCCCGGCCTTTGATGAAGCGGTTCGCATTAAGCGCCAGGAAATTGCCGACATCGCCGCCTGTCAGGAAGCGCCCAGTTTTGATAACACCTATCTGGCGCTGGAGCTGAGCGGCCAAATGCTTAACCGCGTCACCAGCGTCTTTTTCGCGATGACCTCGGCGCATACCAATGACTATCTCCAGGAGCTGGATGAAGCGTTCTCGGCGGAACTGGCAGCACTGGCAGATGAAATTTATTTAAACCCGGTGCTGTTCAGCCGTCTCGATACTGTCTGGCAACAACGCCACGCCATGGCGCCGGACGCGGAAGCGTTGCGCCTGATTGAAGTGGTCTGGCAAAACTTTATGCTGGCCGGGGCCACATTATCCCCGGAGCAGAAAACCGAACTGAAGGCGATTAACCAGTCGCTGGCGCGCCTGGTCAGCCAGTTTAATCAGCACTTGCTGGCCGCAGATAAAACCGGTGGTCTGGAGATTGACGACGTCAGCCAGCTGGCGGGACTGTCGGAGGCGGATATTCAGGCCGCCGCCCAGGCAGCGGCAGATAAGGGGCTCGACGGCCGCTGGTGGCTGGCGCTGCTCAACACCACCCAGCAACCGGCGCTCCAGTCGCTGGAAAACCGCGCGGTGCGTGAAGCCCTCTTCAAAGCAGGCTGGCACCGTACGGAGAAGGGCGATGCCAACGACACACGGGCAATTGTGACCCGGCTGGCGATGCTGCGTGCGGAGAAAGCGGCCTTATTAGGATTTGACGATTACGCCTCCTGGAGCATTGCCAGCCAGATGGCGAAAACCCCGGATGCGGCGCTGGGATTTATGCGTGCCATCGTCCCGGCGGCCACGGCGCGAGCGCGTCAGGAACTGGCGGATATTCAGACCTGCATCGACAAGCAGCAGGGCGGATTCAGCGCCCGCGCCTGGGACTGGGCTTTTTATGCCGAACAGGTCCGGCGTGAGAAGTACGCTTTGGATGAAAACCAACTGCGGGCCTATTTTGCACTCGATCGGGTGCTGGAAGACGGCGTGTTCTGGGCTGCCAGCCAGCTGTTCGGTCTTAAGTTTGTGCCGCGTCATGATATTGCGGTGTATCACCCTGACGTGCGGGTTTGGGAAATTTTTGACCGCAATGGCGAGGGGCTGGCGCTGTTCTATGGCGATTTCTTTGCCCGCGACAGCAAAGGCGGCGGCGCATGGATGGGCAATTTTGTTGAGCAGTCCACGCTGCTCGGCAACAGGCCGGTGATTTACAACGTATGCAACTACCTGAAACCTGCGCCGGGACAACCTGCATTGCTCTCATGGGATGATGTCATTACGTTGTTCCATGAGTTTGGCCATACGCTGCATGGGCTGTTTGCCAACCAGCGTTTTGCCACGCTGTCCGGCACCAATACGCCCCGTGACTTCGTGGAGTTCCCGTCCCAGATTAATGAGCACTGGGCGAGCCACCCCGAAGTATTTGCCCGCTATGCGCGCCACTATCAACACGGCGAACCGATGCCAGAGGCGCTGCGTGACAGCCTGTTCCGGGCGGCGCAGTTCAATAAAGGCTACGACATGACCGAACTGCTGGCGGCGGCGTTGCTGGATATGAACTGGCACACCCGCAAACAGGGCGAACCGCTGGACAGCGTGGCGGAATTTGAGCGCCAGGCGCTGACGCGGGAAAAGGTCTGGATGGAGACAGTGCCGCCCCGTTATCGCAGCAGTTATTTCGCCCATATCTTCGGTGGTGGTTACGCGGCGGGTTATTACGCCTACCTGTGGACCCAAATGTTAGCGGATGATGGCTATCAGTGGTTTGTCGGGCAGGGCGGACTCACGCCGGAGAATGGCCAGCGCTTTCGGGAGGCGATTTTGTCACGCGGCAACAGTAGCGATTTAGAAGCGCTGTATCGCGACTGGCGCGGCCACGATCCGCAAATCGAACCGATGTTGAAGCATCGCGGTCTGGCGTAATAAACCTGCGCGCTAAACCGGTGTGGCCGGTTTAGCGTTACGTCTTATCAGGCGGTTTGTTGGTCGGCAGCAGGGTTTTGACTGGCGGCGGGCTGTTGCGTTATTGGCAGTCCGTCGCCCACCCCCTTCGGTTTAATCAGCGGCTTCACCCCGGAGCCGGTCACCGCCAGCGGCACGCCTTTTTCCAGCCATGCGCCTGGCGCGCTTTCTGGGCCGCATTGAGCGGGCGCTCAACCCACACCAGAATATGATCGCTGGATCCCTGACTTAAATCGGGTTTGCTGATTGCCCCGGCCAGCACCTCAACGTGAAACTCTTCCCCGGCATAGCGAATCGCTTCCAGCCACAGTTCAACGGTATCGGTGAAGTTGGCACCCATGATCAGCATCTAAAAGCCGCGGCGGAACGGTGTGCGAATCATTGAGTATATGTGATTTTGAGATAAGTGCAGGCAAATGGACTGGTTAAGCTATTGTACTTACAGTGTTTTTTGTGGACAAACCGATTTGGGAGAATAGTGGAACGTAGGGGGAATCAGAGAAAAAACAAAGTTAACCAACCTTAAAATAACCTTAAGCAGAGAAAATAATTATTTAAATGACAAATTCACTATGGCTAAAAAAGAATCGAGTGTGAAAATAATCCACGTTTCCGGTTAATTCTTATCGCATTCTGCACATAAAAAAACCGCCCGGATAACCTTAAGCAGTGATTTAACGTAAATGAAATAGCTATAAATATTTTTAAATAATATACTTTTATTCCTAAATTTTCGTTTTGAGGGCGAGAAAATTCCTGAACGCAGGCTTTTTATGATGCGGTAAATGACGGTTTTATTACAGGTAAAGTCTTATCTTTTTGTTTTTTAAGAGTAATATCTCCAGTAACATTTTTTGTTCGTGAAATTTCGACAATTTACATTAAAAAATGAATTATCTGGTAAAACGTTGCCTAACCAATGTACGTCGCGGTTTTATGGCAAATTTGTAACGGTATCCCATTCCGGGTACTTAAGGTGTTTTATGTGTGATCGTTCGGGTTTTAAAACCAATTTTTACATCCTAAATATTGGTTGACATGGTTTGGCCTCGCTTTTTTATGGTTATTGGTACAGTTTCCTTATCCTGTCATTCGGATGATGGGTTTTCGCGCTGGTAAACTTTCGCGCCCCTTTTTAAAACGACGTGAAGCCATTGCGCGGAAAAACATCGCGTTATGCTTTCCCCACCTGACGGCTGACGATATCGAACGTCTGGTTGCAGAGAATTTCAAATCGCTGGGTATGGCGCTGCTCGAAACGGGCATGGCGTGGTTTTGGTCCGACCGGCGTGTACGCAAATATTTTGATGTTGAAGGGTTGCACAACCTCCACCTTGCTGCTGCTCAAAAGCGCGGCGTGATGGTGGTGGGCGTCCACTTTATGTCACTGGAGCTCGGCGGGCGGATCATGGGCTTGTGCCAGCCGATGATGGCAACCTATCGTCCCCACAACAATCCGATGATGGAATGGGCGCAAACAAAAGGGCGCATGCGTTCAAACAAAGCGATGATCGATCGCCGGAATCTGAAAGGCATGGTCAGCGCGTTGAAAAAAGGCGAGTCCGTATGGTTTGCCCCGGATCAGGATTACGGTATTAAGGGCAGTTGCTTTGCGCCGTTTTTTGCCGTCAAAGATGTGGCGACCACAAACGGTACTTTTGTTCTTTCCCGGCTTTCACGTTCGGCATTGCTTACCGTTACCATGGTAAGACGTGCGGATAATAGCGGGTACCGTCTGTTTATTTCACCGGAAATAAATAATTACCCAACTAACGAAGCTGATGCGGCCGCTTTTACGAACCGAATAATTGAACAGGAAATCCTGCGCGCGCCGGAACAATATTTATGGGTGCACCGTCGTTTTAAAACCCGTCCCGCCGGAGAGGACTCTTTATACCTTCATTCGTAAGTCTGCCTGGCTGTTATTATTGAATAAGCTCACAGCCTGAAAAATTTGTCGCTATTTTACCAGCCATCTCTCGGTTTTGCCGATTGATGGCTGCTATATATGGCGCACTTTTTAAGACGCACTTCGGCAAATATGAACTGGATTTATTATCGTGGCGAATGGTACCAGATTACCATCGTGACTAAAGATGAAGAGTATCGCTTAACCCGGCCTGGCCACCGCACCCATATTACGATGACACGTCAGGGCCTTGAGCGCGCCTTACGTGAATATTACCGTCTGGCACTGGAACCTCTCAGCCAGCGCTGATAATTACATGCTGCGTTCGTCCTCAAGATAATCCAGCCCGTCGGCACTAATTCGCGTTTCCTGAGAATTGATACGCCATGCCCGCTGGGCTACGTGGTAATTCATGGAGGTATGAATAAACCCTTTTTCCTGGAGATATAACAGGTGCCCATCCAGGGTCATTTCATCACCGACGGCCGCCGCCAGCCCGGCATAGTCTTCTGCTTCAAGAGGAAGCGGATACAGATCTTCAAGTTTATTGAGGATGGTTCGCAAATGGCTTTTTGAAATTCGCATGGCACGGGCCCTTACCGTGTGAGGATAAAGATAACTATAGATAATGCGGCTGTAAGCGCCTCATGTGCCTGAAAATATATCTGCGGCGGGGGTTGCGAACCTGGCCTGACGCTGCGTATTCTGCCCGGACACGCTGTCGGGAGGGATGATGGGATTATTGTTAAAAGCCACACTGGGCGCGCTGATCGTTGTGTTAATCGCGTTACTATCACGCACTAAAAATTATTATATCGCCGGGTTGATCCCTTTATTTCCGACCTTCGCACTCATTGCGCATTATATTGTCGCCACCGAGCGCGGTGTCGAGGCGCTGCGCACCACCATTATTTTTGGGATGTGGTCGATCATTCCCTATTTTATTTACCTGGCGTCGCTGTGGTTTTTTACCGGAATGATGCGGGTGCCCTTCGCGCTGATCGCGGCGGTAGGGTGCTGGAGTATTAGCGCCTGGTTGCTGATTTTATGCTGGACCCGGTTGCATTAGCCTTTCTGCGCTTCGTTTACTTCCCGTTGAGCATTCGACTGTTACGTTCAAAGGGTATTCCGGCGTTCTCTTTGCCATTGAGAACCACGCGAAGACGATTCAGTAACGCCCTGATTAATTACCGTTGTGGCAAGGCGCCATTTGCGTAACAGCAAAATGTTCGGCAGCAACAACCTTAATTATCACAGGGAAAAGATCTATCCATGCAAGCATTTTAC includes:
- the ydfZ gene encoding selenium carrying protein, which encodes MMTYDRNRNSITEGSRVMLNGTGQTGVIRAIHSEGLTAEQVRRQATVEVEGIENYVAPVDLIRLGLH
- the ydfH gene encoding GntR family transcriptional regulator, producing the protein MAVETLLNPTQPVNQQIYRILRSDIVHCLIPPGTPLSEKEVSVRFDVSRQPVREAFIKLAENGLIQIRPQRGSYVNKISLAQVRNGCFVRQAIECAVVRRAAGMITPEQLYLLEQNLNQQRTAIERKQINDFFMLDDAFHETLAHIAQCQLAWDTIENIKATIDRVRYMSLDHVSPPDMLLEQHMTIFTALEQHDADAVDLAMTRHLQEISESVQLIKQENSDWFSDDS
- the ydfG gene encoding NADP-dependent l-serine/l-allo-threonine dehydrogenase Ydfg, which translates into the protein MIILVTGATAGFGECITRRFIQNGHKVIATGRRQERLQELKDELGNNLYTAQLDVRNRAAIETMLAGLPPEWQEIDVLVNNAGLALGMEPAHKASVEDWENMIDTNNKGLVYMTRAVLPGMVARNRGHVINLGSTAGSWPYAGGNVYGATKAFVRQFSLNLRTDLHGTAIRVTDIEPGLVGGTEFSNVRFKGDDEKADKTYQNANPLTPEDVTEAVWWVATLPAHVNINTLEMMPVSQTYGGLSVHRGS
- the dcp gene encoding peptidyl-dipeptidase Dcp: MQQSNPFFSVSLKPYQAPPFDEIRDEHYRPAFDEAVRIKRQEIADIAACQEAPSFDNTYLALELSGQMLNRVTSVFFAMTSAHTNDYLQELDEAFSAELAALADEIYLNPVLFSRLDTVWQQRHAMAPDAEALRLIEVVWQNFMLAGATLSPEQKTELKAINQSLARLVSQFNQHLLAADKTGGLEIDDVSQLAGLSEADIQAAAQAAADKGLDGRWWLALLNTTQQPALQSLENRAVREALFKAGWHRTEKGDANDTRAIVTRLAMLRAEKAALLGFDDYASWSIASQMAKTPDAALGFMRAIVPAATARARQELADIQTCIDKQQGGFSARAWDWAFYAEQVRREKYALDENQLRAYFALDRVLEDGVFWAASQLFGLKFVPRHDIAVYHPDVRVWEIFDRNGEGLALFYGDFFARDSKGGGAWMGNFVEQSTLLGNRPVIYNVCNYLKPAPGQPALLSWDDVITLFHEFGHTLHGLFANQRFATLSGTNTPRDFVEFPSQINEHWASHPEVFARYARHYQHGEPMPEALRDSLFRAAQFNKGYDMTELLAAALLDMNWHTRKQGEPLDSVAEFERQALTREKVWMETVPPRYRSSYFAHIFGGGYAAGYYAYLWTQMLADDGYQWFVGQGGLTPENGQRFREAILSRGNSSDLEALYRDWRGHDPQIEPMLKHRGLA
- the ddg gene encoding lipid A biosynthesis palmitoleoyl acyltransferase, which produces MMGFRAGKLSRPFLKRREAIARKNIALCFPHLTADDIERLVAENFKSLGMALLETGMAWFWSDRRVRKYFDVEGLHNLHLAAAQKRGVMVVGVHFMSLELGGRIMGLCQPMMATYRPHNNPMMEWAQTKGRMRSNKAMIDRRNLKGMVSALKKGESVWFAPDQDYGIKGSCFAPFFAVKDVATTNGTFVLSRLSRSALLTVTMVRRADNSGYRLFISPEINNYPTNEADAAAFTNRIIEQEILRAPEQYLWVHRRFKTRPAGEDSLYLHS
- the ydgC gene encoding inner membrane protein associated with alginate biosynthesis; this encodes MGLLLKATLGALIVVLIALLSRTKNYYIAGLIPLFPTFALIAHYIVATERGVEALRTTIIFGMWSIIPYFIYLASLWFFTGMMRVPFALIAAVGCWSISAWLLILCWTRLH